The Microcystis panniformis FACHB-1757 region GACGATACTTTTGTGGTTCTCTGTGGTGATGCGCTGATCGATCTTGATTTAACCGCAGCCGTTAAATGGCATCGGGAAAAGGGAGCGATCGCCACTATTGTCACCAAAACCGTCCCCAAAGAGGAAGTATCCAGTTATGGGGTGGTAGTTAGCGACGAGGAGGGAAGGATTCTCAGTTTCCAAGAAAAACCCGCCATCGATGAAGCTTTAAGTACCTGCATTAACACGGGTATCTATATTTTTGAGCCAGAAATCATTGATTTTATTCCCCCTAATAGTAAATACGACATCGGTGGCGAGTTATTCCCCCAATTAGTCGCTAAAGGTGCGCCTTTCTACGCTTTAAACATGGATTTTGAATGGGTGGATATCGGTAAAGTCCCCGACTACTGGCAGGCAATTCGCGGGGTGTTGTCCAGGACAATTAAAAATGTTGCTATCCCCGGCATCGAAGTTAAACCGGGCATCTACACGGGCTTAAATGTGGGGGTAAACTGGGATCGAGTCGATATCACCGGACCTGTGTATATCGGGGCAATGACGCGCATTGAAGACGGGGCGAAAATTGTCGGTCCGAGTATGATTGGCCCAAATTGTTGGATTTGTGGCGGCGCGACAGTGGATAATAGCGTTATTTTTGAATATTCTCGCCTCGGTTCAGGGGCCCGTTTGGTGGATAAGTTGGTCTTTGGGCGCTATTGTGTTGATAAAACCGGCGCGGCGATCGATGTGGAAGCGGCAGCCTTGGATTGGTTGATTACCGATACCCGCAAGGTTCCCCCAGAATTTGATCACCCTAAACATCAGGCAATTCGTTCTCTATTCAATAGCAAGTAGGCAACACCGCAACAGGGAACTTTTTACTTTTACTTGATAAGTACCTAAGCAAAATTAATTACACATATCTAACCACTGCTTGCATTAGTGCCTTTTGCATGAGTGCCTTTTGCCTATCCTAACCAAGACATTAATTTTGCACGACTACTTAAGTAGTTAGGTGTTAAAAACTGTCAGATCCCCCCGCCTATCGGCACCCCCCTTATCAAGGCTATCCATTAGTCACATCTTTCTTAACATAAAATTTGACAAAAAGAGAAAAGTCTGCAAGATGGCTCAAGGGGGTTCTATGGGGGGACTAATTTGATGAGATAGTTTCCAAGTCTGGCTGATATCATGTTACCTTCGCAGTCCCAACCAAATAGTTTTAACACCGGGTTCACCGTCGCCTTTTCTACCTAAAAAACCCCCAAGAGAAGCAATCATTCTGACCGCTTCTGGCCAAGGAGGGCGGCTTTTCAGGTGGCGGACCCTTTTTATGAATAGTGGCACACAAAAGGGAGCATCTCACCTTTGTAACCCCTAAATCAGGTTTTTATGTCAAGCTATTTTGAAAGCCTTGCTAGAAAACAGTTTTAGGGATAAGTATAATTACTCACTTGCATAAATGAGATGCTCCCCACACAAAAGAGATTAGGATTAATCCCATCGCTGAGGGTAAATATCAAGTGGAGTTATTGGGGTTGGATGTGTTTGACCCGGTTACAATGAAAGTGGACTCAGAACCGGGTAAGAATGTCCCCGCTTGGTTTCTCGATACTGACTACAACGGCCTATGTTTCCACGTCAATCAGGCATTTTTCCCCGTACCGGCGCTTGGGATTCGATTAAGAAAGCGGCTCTTCGGTTTGTGTTATGCAATGGACGGGGGTTATAAGGGATGGAACCCTTATATAGAAAGGCATTTAGCGATTTTTGTCAATTGTTTTTGCTCTAGAGCGAACTAATCAATTAAGTCTCTTGCCAGATAAGGATTTAGTCGATTTATGCCCCCCTATCGAACCATACCAAGTAACGAAGAACCAAGAAAGCTTTAAAGGGAACCTATGAGGAATCAGTCTGGGAACATCTAGCAGGGACAACCAGCGCACCTTTTGCAGTGGGAGAACATCGGCAAATTGCCGTTAAAGTGATTGATGACCGGGGGAATGAGTTGTTAGTGGTTAAGAGTTTAAATTAGCAGAATTAAAGAAAAGAAAACTAATATGAATGCTTACAAAAAATATGTGACAATTGAGCGATCACATCAGTTGATTTTATCCGATTTACCCTTTCGATCCAGTCAAAGAGTAGAAATTATTATTTTAGGCGAAGATAGTCAGGAAACTAACCATCAATTAGAGGAGTTACGGCAAAAAATTGATAGTGCAACCGAGCAAATTTTAGCGGGTAATGTAACCGATGAGGAATTAGTTTTTGAGCAGTTAAAAACAAGATTAAGAGAAGAATATGGCTTAAAATAATGGCAATTTATCAATTCTCCCAAGAGGCAATTAATGATCCGGGGTCAGCGCATCTCAAACGCCATTGACAATTGACCAATTTTGTTATCCGTTTGCTGTGTGAGCATTTCAAGCGATACCAGTCAATCAGAATAGTTACGAACTCGATCCATTTGGTCGATTGTTGCTCAACAATTGAGAAGGCAAATTCTACCCAAATATGCCCAAATTGTGGGTAGGCAACCTACATAAAGTTCATTTTGTCAAGAATTTTTAAGATGCACTTACCCTGTGTTAATTTTCTGGTTTGACCCGGTTACAATGAAAGTGGACTCAGAACCGGGTAAGAATGTCCCCGCTCGGTTTCTCTATACTAACTACAATGGCTTATGTTTCCACGTCAATCAGGCATTTTTCCCCCGTACCGGCGCTTGGGATTCGATTAAGAAAGCTTTAAAGGGAACCTATGAGGAATCAGTCTGGGAACATCTAGCAGGGACAACCAGCGCACCTTTTGCAGTGGGAGAACATCGGCAAATTGCCGTTAAAGTGATTGATGACCGGGGGAGTGAATTGCTAGTGGTTAAGCAATTAAAATGAGTTGGAGGTCGTTATGGCAATTGAAATTAAATCTCTAGTTCCTAAATTTGGACCTGATGGTAACTACCATGTAGGCTATATTGGATTTACCTACAGTGAAGGAAATATCATCTCTGAAGGAATCGCCTATTTTACCCGTTGGCATCGAATGAGCGACATAAAGGTTTCTCATGCTTTAATTGTCACCGGAGACAATAAATGTGTTGAAGCTCATCTTGAAACCGGAGTTGCTGAAAAAGATTTGAGTGAATATTTTAATGATCCGCACTGTCAAATCTTTTTCAGAAAACCGAAAGGATTAACTTCGGATATAGCCAAAAAAATTGTCGAAAAAGCCGAGGAGCAAAAAGGCTGTAAGTATGACCTTGATTTAATTGAACACATGGTAGAAGTCCACAGCATTGTAGGGTGGACAATTAATAAGCTAACCCGAGGTGGCTACGAAAACCGTATTACTCTGGCTCATGAAGGAGATGACAAGTGGATTTGCAGTGAATTAGCTGCTCATTGCTTAGATGAACAGCCAGAATACAAAGACAAGGGAATACTAAGCAAGCTAGATGCAACAATAGATCCTCAAGAATTATTTGAAGATCAGACGATATTTGAGCCTTGGAAAAAGGCGTAATTTTCTGGACACCTCGAAAACTAAAGATGCTTATTGAGAATAACCCGGTATATGATGGTTAGTTTTCGCAATAAGACAATTTATCGG contains the following coding sequences:
- a CDS encoding sugar phosphate nucleotidyltransferase, with translation MKAMILAAGKGTRVRPITHTIPKPLIPILQKPVMEFLLELLRQHGFDQIMVNVSHLAEEIESYFRDGQRFGVHIGYSFEGRIEEGELIGDALGSAGGLRRIQDFNPFFDDTFVVLCGDALIDLDLTAAVKWHREKGAIATIVTKTVPKEEVSSYGVVVSDEEGRILSFQEKPAIDEALSTCINTGIYIFEPEIIDFIPPNSKYDIGGELFPQLVAKGAPFYALNMDFEWVDIGKVPDYWQAIRGVLSRTIKNVAIPGIEVKPGIYTGLNVGVNWDRVDITGPVYIGAMTRIEDGAKIVGPSMIGPNCWICGGATVDNSVIFEYSRLGSGARLVDKLVFGRYCVDKTGAAIDVEAAALDWLITDTRKVPPEFDHPKHQAIRSLFNSK